The proteins below are encoded in one region of Sminthopsis crassicaudata isolate SCR6 chromosome 1, ASM4859323v1, whole genome shotgun sequence:
- the NDUFS7 gene encoding NADH dehydrogenase [ubiquinone] iron-sulfur protein 7, mitochondrial, which yields MAVALAVPRLARYGLFSFRPSTALQVQLIHQSSVTDASSPVPEGKKSRAVVSKSSSLPSSKGEYVITKLDDLINWARRSSLWPMTFGLACCAVEMMHMAAPRYDMDRFGVVFRASPRQSDVMIVAGTLTNKMAPALRKVYDQMPEPRYVVSMGSCANGGGYYHYSYSVVRGCDRIVPVDIYVPGCPPTAEALLYGILQLQKKIKREKRLKVWYRR from the exons ATGGCGGTGGCACTGGCGG TTCCTCGTCTGGCCCGTTATGGATTATTTAGTTTTCG ACCCAGCACAGCCCTCCAGGTTCAACTGATCCATCAGAGTTCGGTGACAGATGCAAGCAG CCCTGTTCCAGAAGGAAAGAAGAGTAGGGCAGTAGTCTCCAAATCCTCCTCACTCCCAAGCAGCAAGGGGGAGTATGTGATCACCAAACTAGATGACCTGATCAACTGGGCCCGGCGG AGTTCTTTGTGGCCTATGACCTTCGGCTTGGCGTGCTGTGCCGTGGAGATGATGCACATGGCAGCCCCCCGCTATGATATGGACCGATTTGGAGTGGTGTTCCGGGCCAGCCCCCGGCAGTCAGATGTGATGATTGTAGCCGGTACCCTCACCAACAAAATGGCCCCAGCTCTCCGAAAG GTGTATGACCAGATGCCAGAGCCTCGTTATGTAGTCTCCATGGGAAG TTGTGCTAATGGCGGAGGATATTACCATTACTCCTACTCCGTAGTGAGAGGCTGTGACCGCATTGTGCCCGTTGACATCTATGTCCCAG GATGCCCACCCACTGCTGAAGCACTGCTCTATGGGATCCTGCAGCTCCAGAAGAAGATCAAACGGGAGAAGAGGCTCAAGGTGTGGTACCGGCGGTGA